In Arthrobacter sp. QXT-31, one genomic interval encodes:
- a CDS encoding Cof-type HAD-IIB family hydrolase → MRLVASDIDGTILGHDGRISDRTVRAFHACRNAGVELVFVTGRPPRWLHPLEEQLGHTGTVICSNGAVVWDLEEDKVVSAQTMAIDDIFEIRRIIKNLRPTALFAAETLTGFHLEPGFIENGSSELLSEFTPAPLASTLTAEDAVVKFLAIVREGTADEFLAQVSPAVGNLASVTHSAPTVAMLELAVPGINKAVTLAGYAASLGIDASDVVAFGDMPNDIEMLRWAGQGYAMASGHPEAIRAAGQQAPHFDDDGVAQILEERLAALGLQLP, encoded by the coding sequence ATGCGGTTGGTAGCGAGTGACATAGACGGAACGATCCTTGGGCACGACGGAAGAATCAGTGACCGCACCGTCCGGGCCTTCCACGCCTGCCGGAACGCCGGCGTCGAACTCGTCTTCGTCACCGGCCGCCCGCCGCGCTGGCTCCACCCGCTCGAGGAGCAGCTGGGGCACACGGGCACCGTGATCTGTTCCAACGGCGCCGTAGTGTGGGACCTGGAAGAGGACAAGGTTGTCTCGGCCCAGACCATGGCCATCGATGACATCTTCGAAATCCGCCGCATCATCAAGAACCTCCGCCCCACCGCCCTCTTCGCAGCCGAGACCCTCACCGGCTTCCACCTCGAGCCCGGCTTTATCGAAAACGGCTCAAGCGAGCTGCTGTCCGAATTCACCCCTGCCCCGCTGGCCTCGACGCTCACTGCGGAAGACGCCGTCGTGAAGTTCCTGGCGATAGTCCGGGAGGGCACGGCCGACGAGTTCCTCGCACAGGTAAGCCCCGCCGTCGGGAACCTCGCCTCGGTAACCCACTCAGCGCCGACCGTCGCCATGCTGGAACTCGCCGTGCCCGGGATCAACAAGGCCGTCACCCTGGCCGGGTATGCCGCCTCGCTGGGGATCGACGCCTCGGACGTGGTGGCGTTCGGCGACATGCCCAACGACATTGAGATGCTCCGCTGGGCCGGTCAGGGCTATGCCATGGCCAGCGGCCACCCGGAGGCGATCCGGGCTGCCGGCCAGCAGGCGCCGCACTTTGACGACGACGGCGTGGCCCAGATTCTGGAGGAAAGGCTCGCCGCGCTGGGCCTCCAGTTGCCGTAA
- a CDS encoding sensor histidine kinase: MDAFFGGLGGRGGVVVRQLPLSVTVLLVVVAAWVFYPETLADPRFRLALLAHTALLTLSVAVPWGRLPAKACAVIPVLDCVAIGFTREAGGSNFNVLSLLLVFPVIWLSVDRDRMGVVLAVAATILSAILPPAVFGTPPTQASMIRTIFMPLVMAAIAVTAHVVAGTLYRQRQTLVRKDEALADTAAESVRRQRLLDAVLSTVNVAVQVVDQDGQDVLTNKALQTDSALSRPAPPGSRPWLFEADRTTPVPPERFPAARAAAGETFTDELYWAGESWAAEGGAGQGGASQGRGMRAYSVTARTMGSGSGDRRGAVITFAEVTALIHALSAKDNFVATVSHELRTPLTSILGYLELVLDEPGHEDIEEELKIVQRNAHNLLGLVNDLIAIASERIELALQEADVAGLLAGVVASSSAKAAGSGVELVLDVEQPLTARVDPGRIRQLFGNLVSNAIKFSPHGGKVTAIARRADSHVVCSIADTGIGMDDQEQEQAFTKFFRAARSRETAIPGAGLGLPISKTIAEGHGGSISLSSAPGKGTTVTVSLPVS; this comes from the coding sequence GTGGACGCATTCTTTGGCGGGCTTGGCGGGCGCGGCGGCGTCGTTGTCAGGCAGTTGCCCCTTTCAGTGACGGTGCTGCTGGTGGTTGTGGCCGCCTGGGTTTTTTACCCGGAGACACTGGCTGATCCCCGCTTCCGGCTCGCCCTGCTGGCACACACCGCGCTTCTTACACTGAGCGTCGCCGTTCCCTGGGGCAGGCTTCCGGCAAAGGCGTGCGCCGTGATTCCGGTGCTCGACTGCGTGGCCATCGGCTTCACGAGGGAGGCCGGAGGTTCCAACTTCAACGTCCTGAGCCTGCTGCTGGTCTTTCCCGTGATTTGGCTGTCCGTTGACCGCGACCGGATGGGCGTGGTCCTCGCGGTGGCCGCGACGATCCTCAGCGCGATTCTTCCCCCCGCCGTTTTTGGCACCCCGCCCACGCAGGCATCGATGATCCGCACGATTTTCATGCCCCTTGTCATGGCCGCCATCGCCGTCACGGCTCACGTGGTGGCGGGCACGCTCTACCGGCAGAGGCAGACCCTGGTCAGGAAAGACGAAGCCCTCGCGGACACAGCCGCCGAGAGCGTCCGCCGGCAGCGGCTGCTGGATGCCGTGCTCTCTACAGTGAATGTGGCCGTCCAGGTCGTGGACCAGGACGGACAGGACGTGCTGACCAACAAGGCCCTGCAGACTGATTCCGCACTCTCGCGCCCGGCCCCGCCGGGCAGCCGGCCGTGGCTCTTCGAAGCGGACCGCACCACTCCGGTGCCGCCCGAACGCTTCCCCGCAGCGCGCGCGGCGGCCGGCGAGACGTTCACGGACGAACTGTACTGGGCCGGTGAAAGCTGGGCTGCTGAAGGCGGGGCCGGTCAGGGCGGGGCTAGTCAGGGTCGGGGCATGCGCGCTTACTCCGTCACGGCCCGCACCATGGGCTCCGGCAGCGGTGACCGCCGCGGCGCGGTGATCACGTTCGCCGAAGTCACGGCGCTGATCCATGCCCTGTCGGCCAAGGACAATTTCGTGGCCACCGTCTCCCACGAGCTGCGCACCCCGCTGACGTCCATCCTTGGCTACCTCGAACTGGTCCTCGACGAGCCCGGCCATGAGGACATCGAGGAGGAACTGAAGATCGTGCAGCGGAACGCCCACAACCTGCTGGGGCTTGTGAACGACCTGATTGCGATTGCTTCCGAGCGGATCGAGCTGGCGCTGCAGGAGGCCGACGTGGCCGGCCTGCTGGCCGGCGTCGTGGCCTCCTCCTCCGCCAAGGCAGCCGGCAGCGGCGTGGAACTCGTCCTCGACGTCGAACAGCCCCTGACCGCCCGCGTCGATCCCGGCCGGATCCGGCAGCTGTTCGGCAACCTGGTTTCCAATGCGATCAAGTTCTCGCCGCACGGGGGAAAGGTCACGGCGATTGCCCGCCGGGCGGACAGTCACGTCGTCTGTTCCATAGCAGACACCGGGATCGGGATGGACGATCAGGAGCAGGAGCAGGCATTCACCAAGTTCTTCCGGGCTGCGCGCTCGCGTGAAACGGCCATCCCCGGCGCCGGCCTTGGCCTGCCGATCAGCAAGACCATCGCCGAGGGCCATGGCGGTTCCATCAGCCTGAGCAGTGCGCCGGGCAAGGGCACTACCGTGACGGTGAGCCTCCCCGTCTCCTGA
- a CDS encoding LacI family DNA-binding transcriptional regulator has protein sequence MAVSLSTPPKKTTLAAIARLTGVSTPTVSKVVNGREDVAEETRAKVLAALVDAGYQSPLQRRIVTPEPSIVEVSFDAFTPAYSTAVLNGILEYAASVGVEVLMSTASSGAIPGLSPEKRAERMVAHGRIGLILVTSDFSEAQLTALRRRNIPVAVVDPLNPPPPDVVSVGATNWAGGKAAAEHLIKLGHRDIAYLGGHETAECNQARLHGYMSALAAGGATVNPEYIIHGKFRTHHGIEGLQRLIALPKQPTAIFAGSDSVAVGVLREARHHGIRIPEDLSLVGFDGTTLAEDAVPSLTSVSQPLHEMGRAALRAVLSQARGEELDSNRVELATQLVVRESTAPPRH, from the coding sequence ATGGCAGTGTCCCTCTCGACACCCCCGAAGAAGACCACGCTGGCAGCTATTGCGAGGTTGACGGGCGTCTCGACGCCTACCGTCTCCAAGGTGGTCAACGGCCGCGAAGATGTGGCGGAAGAAACCCGGGCCAAAGTGCTGGCGGCACTGGTCGACGCCGGTTACCAGTCACCGTTGCAGCGCCGCATTGTCACGCCTGAGCCTTCAATCGTCGAGGTCTCCTTTGATGCCTTCACGCCTGCTTACTCGACCGCTGTCCTCAACGGAATCCTCGAGTATGCGGCGTCTGTTGGAGTGGAGGTTCTTATGAGCACCGCCAGCAGCGGGGCAATTCCTGGCCTCAGTCCCGAAAAACGGGCGGAGCGGATGGTTGCGCACGGCAGGATCGGGCTGATCCTGGTGACCTCTGACTTCAGTGAAGCCCAGCTGACAGCCCTCAGGCGGCGGAACATCCCGGTGGCCGTGGTGGATCCGCTTAACCCGCCGCCACCGGACGTGGTCAGTGTCGGAGCGACGAACTGGGCAGGCGGCAAGGCCGCCGCGGAGCACCTGATCAAGCTCGGGCACAGGGACATTGCTTACTTGGGCGGGCACGAGACAGCCGAGTGCAACCAGGCGCGCCTGCATGGCTACATGTCCGCCCTGGCGGCCGGGGGCGCGACGGTGAATCCGGAATACATCATTCACGGAAAATTCCGCACCCATCACGGCATCGAGGGGCTTCAGCGCCTGATTGCCCTGCCAAAACAGCCGACGGCGATCTTTGCCGGCAGCGACAGCGTTGCTGTCGGAGTCCTTCGGGAGGCCCGCCACCACGGCATCCGCATCCCGGAAGACCTCAGCCTTGTGGGTTTCGACGGAACCACGCTGGCAGAGGATGCCGTACCCTCCCTGACCTCGGTCTCGCAGCCGCTGCATGAAATGGGAAGGGCGGCGCTGCGGGCGGTCCTGAGCCAGGCGCGGGGCGAAGAGCTGGACTCCAACCGGGTGGAGCTTGCCACCCAGCTGGTGGTGCGGGAGTCCACTGCGCCGCCCCGCCATTAG
- a CDS encoding extracellular solute-binding protein yields the protein MKFRKLHAAGTALTAGALALSLAACGSSGPSSSSANADSASMWGLTGGNQVPLKNSVDAWNSAHSDQSIKVEFFANDAYKTKVRTAVGAGQGPTFIYGWGGGVLKSYVDAGQVEDLTGFLEKNPEVKDRYLPAVLKNGEIDGKAYAIPNNNAQPVILYYNKEVFDKVGAQPPKTWDELMALVPKFKAAGIAPFSLAGQSKWPNLMWLEYLVERIGGPEVFANIAANKPNAWSDPAVAESLTKIQELVDAGGFVNGFSSIAADSSADQALLYTGKAAMILQGGWIYQGMKKDAGNFVSSGKLGFTSFPSVSGGKGDPANVVGNPSNFWSVSSKATESQKEAALNYIKDGMFTEKNTQDLIDSGAVPVIKGIESKLEASPDKDFLTFAYGLAKDAPTFTMSWDQALSPDQGDAMLSNLDQIFLKKITPQQFVDTMNATVAK from the coding sequence ATGAAATTTCGCAAACTGCACGCCGCAGGGACAGCCCTCACTGCCGGCGCCCTCGCCCTTTCCCTGGCAGCCTGCGGCTCCAGCGGCCCGTCCAGCAGCTCCGCCAATGCGGATTCTGCTTCCATGTGGGGCCTGACAGGCGGGAACCAGGTGCCGCTCAAGAATTCTGTCGACGCGTGGAACAGCGCCCACAGTGACCAGAGCATCAAGGTCGAGTTCTTTGCGAATGACGCATACAAGACCAAGGTCCGCACGGCAGTTGGTGCCGGGCAGGGACCAACCTTCATCTACGGCTGGGGCGGCGGCGTGCTGAAGTCCTACGTCGATGCCGGACAGGTTGAGGATTTGACCGGATTCCTGGAGAAGAATCCGGAGGTGAAGGACCGGTACCTGCCGGCCGTGCTGAAGAACGGCGAGATCGACGGCAAGGCTTACGCCATCCCCAACAACAACGCCCAGCCGGTGATCCTCTATTACAACAAGGAAGTATTCGACAAGGTGGGCGCACAGCCGCCAAAGACCTGGGACGAGCTGATGGCACTGGTGCCGAAGTTCAAGGCCGCGGGCATTGCCCCGTTTTCGCTGGCCGGCCAGTCCAAGTGGCCGAACCTCATGTGGCTTGAGTACCTGGTTGAGCGCATCGGCGGCCCCGAAGTGTTCGCAAACATCGCTGCGAACAAGCCCAACGCCTGGTCCGACCCGGCCGTTGCGGAGTCCCTGACCAAGATCCAGGAACTGGTTGACGCCGGAGGGTTCGTCAACGGCTTCTCCTCGATCGCCGCCGACAGCAGCGCCGACCAGGCCCTGCTGTACACCGGCAAAGCTGCCATGATCCTCCAGGGCGGCTGGATCTACCAGGGCATGAAGAAGGACGCCGGGAACTTTGTAAGCAGCGGCAAGCTCGGCTTCACCTCGTTCCCGTCCGTATCCGGCGGCAAGGGCGACCCCGCGAACGTTGTGGGCAACCCGTCCAACTTCTGGTCAGTGTCCTCCAAGGCCACCGAATCCCAGAAGGAAGCCGCACTGAACTACATCAAGGACGGCATGTTCACTGAAAAGAACACCCAGGACCTGATCGACTCCGGCGCTGTGCCGGTGATCAAGGGCATCGAGTCCAAGCTCGAGGCATCCCCGGACAAGGACTTCCTGACCTTCGCCTATGGCCTGGCCAAGGACGCACCCACGTTCACTATGTCTTGGGACCAGGCCCTGAGCCCCGACCAGGGTGACGCCATGCTCTCCAACCTGGACCAGATCTTCCTGAAGAAGATCACCCCCCAGCAGTTCGTGGACACCATGAACGCGACGGTGGCGAAGTAG
- a CDS encoding carbohydrate ABC transporter permease, whose translation MALTTSSSRRTLSRRPLRKGPSGWLAVPALVFFLAFAVIPLGGVLFLSFTSWDGLGEIRLDGLGSWTSVLTDPVTGNALVVTAKIIVFSFIVQAPISLLLGVFTSGAQKYRAALAVLYFVPLLLSSAAVAIAFKALLDPNFGMGPGLGIPALAQDWLGNSDLVLFVVVFVIAWQFVPFHTLIYQGGVRQIPTSLYEAAQIDGAGRIKQFFHVTLPQLKYTMITSSTLMVVGSLAYFDLVFVLTAGGPGYSTRLLPLHMYLTGFKANDMGAASALGVILVVIGLVLALLLQRLGGRSRSASQLEGA comes from the coding sequence GTGGCTTTGACTACAAGCTCCTCCCGGCGGACCCTGAGCAGGCGGCCCCTGCGCAAGGGTCCGTCCGGGTGGCTCGCCGTGCCGGCCCTCGTTTTCTTCCTGGCCTTCGCAGTAATCCCGCTGGGCGGGGTGCTCTTTCTCAGCTTCACGAGCTGGGACGGCCTGGGCGAAATCAGGCTGGATGGCCTTGGCAGCTGGACTTCCGTCCTTACCGATCCGGTGACCGGCAACGCATTGGTGGTCACCGCAAAGATCATCGTCTTCTCGTTCATTGTCCAGGCACCCATCAGCCTGCTGCTGGGCGTGTTCACCTCCGGTGCACAGAAGTACCGTGCTGCCCTTGCGGTGCTGTACTTCGTGCCGCTGCTGCTCTCGTCCGCAGCCGTCGCCATCGCATTCAAGGCCCTCCTGGACCCCAACTTCGGAATGGGACCCGGGCTGGGCATTCCCGCCCTGGCACAGGACTGGCTCGGCAATTCGGATCTGGTCCTGTTCGTGGTGGTCTTCGTGATCGCCTGGCAGTTCGTCCCCTTCCACACCCTCATCTACCAGGGCGGCGTCCGCCAGATCCCCACCTCGCTGTATGAGGCGGCACAGATCGACGGGGCAGGCCGGATCAAGCAGTTCTTCCACGTCACGCTGCCCCAGCTGAAGTACACCATGATCACCTCATCCACGCTCATGGTGGTGGGCTCCCTGGCCTACTTCGACCTGGTCTTCGTCCTGACAGCCGGTGGCCCCGGCTATTCCACCCGGCTGCTTCCACTGCACATGTATCTCACCGGATTCAAGGCCAACGACATGGGCGCGGCCAGCGCCCTGGGAGTCATCCTGGTGGTGATCGGCCTGGTCCTGGCCCTCCTCCTGCAGCGGCTCGGCGGACGCAGCCGCAGCGCAAGCCAACTTGAAGGAGCCTGA
- a CDS encoding carbohydrate ABC transporter permease, which produces MASTTQLAAPPAAPASRRQPVPRGTKGAGSRPNFLGSLGGWIWLAVIILPVYYVIITSLKDQAGFFSTNPMMPPTEPTLDNYKLVLEKDFAMYFANSLIVTIGSVIPALLVSFMAAYAIVRGSGWFVNSTNKLFLLGLAIPLHATIIPIYWMITRAHMYDTLLALILPSIAFAIPISVLILSNFMRDVPNELFESMRLDGCSDWTMMWRLALPLMRPAVVTVGIYNALHVWNGFLFPLILTQSPSTRVLPLSLWTFQDEFTSNIPAVLASVVLATLPLLVLYVMARRQLLSGLTAGFSK; this is translated from the coding sequence ATGGCCTCAACCACCCAGCTCGCGGCTCCTCCTGCAGCCCCTGCCTCCCGGCGGCAGCCCGTGCCGCGCGGTACCAAGGGCGCGGGCAGCCGTCCCAATTTCCTCGGCTCGCTCGGCGGGTGGATCTGGCTTGCCGTGATCATCCTGCCCGTCTACTACGTCATCATCACCAGCCTGAAGGACCAGGCTGGATTCTTCTCCACCAACCCGATGATGCCGCCGACAGAGCCAACGCTGGACAACTACAAGCTGGTCCTGGAGAAGGACTTTGCCATGTATTTCGCCAACAGCCTGATTGTCACCATCGGCAGTGTGATTCCCGCCCTGCTGGTGTCCTTCATGGCGGCATACGCCATCGTGCGTGGCAGCGGCTGGTTCGTGAATTCCACTAACAAGCTCTTCCTGCTGGGCCTGGCTATCCCCCTGCACGCCACGATCATCCCCATCTACTGGATGATCACCCGCGCCCATATGTACGACACCCTCCTGGCGCTGATCCTGCCTTCCATCGCCTTTGCCATACCGATCTCTGTTCTGATCCTGTCCAACTTCATGCGGGACGTGCCGAATGAGCTGTTCGAGTCCATGCGGCTGGATGGATGCAGCGACTGGACCATGATGTGGCGGCTGGCACTGCCCCTCATGCGCCCCGCGGTGGTAACGGTCGGAATCTACAACGCCCTGCACGTGTGGAACGGCTTCCTGTTCCCGCTCATCCTGACGCAGAGCCCTTCCACCCGGGTGCTCCCGCTGTCCCTGTGGACGTTCCAGGACGAATTCACATCCAACATCCCCGCTGTGCTGGCCTCCGTGGTCCTGGCCACGCTGCCATTGCTGGTGCTCTACGTCATGGCCCGCCGCCAGCTGCTCAGCGGCCTGACCGCCGGTTTCAGCAAGTGA
- a CDS encoding Gfo/Idh/MocA family protein, with product MSDRRPLRVGMVGYAFMGAAHSHAWRTAPRFFDLPLQPQLTAVAGRNADGVRAAADKLGWESVETDWRRLIERDDIDLIDICTPGNTHTEIAIAALEAGKHVLCEKPLANSVEEAERMTVVAEAAAKRGVFAMCGFSYRRTPALALAKRMVDGGRLGTIRHVRAQYLQDWLSDENAPMTWRLDRSKSGSGSLGDIGAHSIDAAQWITGQKISGVSALLETFVRERPLAGDLVGLGGHGDVGRDAPRGAVTVDDAAIFSARFEANRSDGGAAGAGAVGVFEATRYALGRKNAMRLELNGTKASLAFDFEDMNALSFYDAAESPDAGFRRIFVTEPEHPYVGNWWPTGHGLGYEHGFTHQVVDLVTAIAQGTQPEPSFADALQVQRVLAAVEASAANSSQWQKV from the coding sequence ATGAGTGACCGTAGGCCCCTGCGCGTCGGGATGGTGGGATACGCCTTCATGGGCGCCGCCCACTCACATGCCTGGCGGACAGCCCCCCGGTTCTTCGACCTGCCCCTGCAGCCGCAGCTCACCGCCGTCGCCGGCCGGAATGCCGACGGCGTGAGGGCGGCCGCCGACAAGCTCGGCTGGGAGTCGGTCGAGACGGACTGGCGGCGCCTGATCGAACGCGACGACATCGACCTGATCGATATCTGTACGCCTGGTAACACCCATACTGAGATCGCTATCGCCGCCCTGGAGGCCGGCAAGCATGTCCTGTGCGAAAAGCCGCTGGCCAACTCGGTCGAGGAGGCGGAGCGGATGACCGTTGTGGCCGAAGCGGCCGCCAAGCGCGGCGTGTTTGCGATGTGCGGCTTCAGCTACCGCCGGACGCCTGCCCTGGCCTTGGCCAAGCGGATGGTGGACGGGGGCCGGCTGGGGACCATCCGGCATGTGCGCGCGCAGTACCTGCAGGACTGGCTATCCGACGAGAACGCCCCCATGACCTGGCGGCTGGACCGGAGCAAGTCCGGGTCCGGATCGCTGGGAGACATCGGCGCCCACAGCATCGACGCAGCCCAGTGGATCACCGGACAGAAAATCAGCGGCGTTTCCGCACTGCTGGAAACATTCGTCCGCGAGCGTCCCCTGGCCGGGGACCTGGTGGGGTTGGGCGGGCACGGCGACGTCGGCCGGGATGCCCCGCGCGGGGCCGTCACCGTTGATGATGCGGCCATTTTCAGCGCCCGTTTTGAAGCCAACAGGTCCGACGGCGGTGCGGCCGGCGCGGGCGCCGTCGGCGTTTTCGAGGCAACGCGCTACGCACTGGGACGGAAGAACGCGATGCGTCTGGAACTGAACGGCACCAAGGCGTCCCTTGCCTTCGACTTCGAGGACATGAATGCCCTGTCCTTTTACGATGCCGCCGAATCCCCCGACGCCGGTTTCCGCCGGATCTTCGTCACCGAGCCGGAACACCCTTATGTGGGCAACTGGTGGCCCACCGGCCATGGCCTTGGATACGAGCACGGCTTCACCCACCAGGTGGTGGACCTGGTCACCGCGATAGCGCAGGGCACGCAGCCGGAGCCGTCCTTCGCGGACGCCCTGCAGGTCCAGCGCGTACTGGCCGCGGTGGAGGCGAGCGCCGCCAACTCCAGCCAATGGCAGAAAGTCTGA
- a CDS encoding sugar phosphate isomerase/epimerase family protein, with amino-acid sequence MTRPITLFTGQWADLPFEEVARLAGEWGFDGLEIACWGDHFDPRRAAEDDSYLQGRLEILEKNNLKVFAIANHLTGQAVCDDPIDERHRGILPPEIWGDGDPEGVRARAARSMMDTARAAARLGVKTVTGFTGSSIWKAVAMFPPAPESMIDGGYRDFADRWNPILDVFDEVGVRFALEVHPSEIAYDYWTTKRTLEAIGHRPAFGLNFDPSHFIWQDLDPVMFLQDFAEHILHVHVKESVRQLDGRNGRLGSHLAWADPRRGWDFVTAGHGDVQWNRIFRTLNAIGYTGPTSIEWEDAGMDRLTGAPQALELVKGLAAIAPPVAAFDAAFATR; translated from the coding sequence ATGACACGACCCATTACGCTCTTCACCGGCCAGTGGGCGGACCTGCCGTTCGAGGAGGTGGCCCGGCTCGCGGGCGAGTGGGGCTTTGACGGCCTGGAGATCGCCTGCTGGGGCGATCACTTCGATCCGCGCCGCGCCGCAGAGGACGATTCCTACCTCCAGGGCCGGCTGGAGATCCTGGAGAAAAACAACCTGAAGGTCTTCGCCATCGCCAACCACCTCACCGGCCAGGCCGTGTGCGACGATCCCATCGACGAGCGCCACCGGGGCATCCTGCCCCCCGAAATCTGGGGCGACGGCGATCCCGAGGGCGTCCGTGCCCGGGCAGCAAGATCGATGATGGATACCGCCCGCGCGGCTGCCAGGCTGGGCGTCAAGACCGTGACCGGCTTTACCGGCTCGTCGATCTGGAAGGCCGTGGCCATGTTCCCGCCCGCTCCGGAGTCAATGATCGACGGCGGATACAGGGACTTCGCTGACCGGTGGAACCCGATCCTGGACGTTTTTGACGAGGTCGGGGTCCGCTTCGCCCTCGAAGTGCACCCCTCCGAAATCGCGTACGACTACTGGACCACCAAGCGGACCCTGGAAGCCATCGGCCACCGGCCGGCCTTCGGCCTGAACTTCGACCCGTCCCACTTCATCTGGCAGGACCTTGATCCGGTCATGTTCCTGCAGGACTTCGCTGAGCACATCCTGCACGTGCATGTGAAGGAATCGGTGCGCCAGCTGGACGGGCGCAACGGCAGGCTCGGCTCGCACCTGGCGTGGGCCGATCCGCGCCGCGGCTGGGACTTTGTCACCGCAGGGCACGGCGACGTGCAGTGGAACAGGATCTTCCGCACGCTGAACGCGATCGGCTACACCGGACCCACCAGCATCGAATGGGAAGACGCCGGGATGGACCGGCTGACCGGTGCCCCGCAGGCGCTCGAACTGGTCAAGGGCCTTGCGGCGATTGCCCCGCCGGTCGCGGCTTTCGATGCCGCCTTCGCCACCCGCTGA
- a CDS encoding ThuA domain-containing protein, giving the protein MTEPKSALVVRGGWDGHQPFEATELFIPYLKDNGYEVMVEESPKVYADAGYMAGVDLIMQCMTMTTIEKEEFAGLRAAVENGTGLAGWHGGIADSYRNNSDYLHLIGGQFACHPGKHPDECTGEQSDNYVPYTVNMLPEAANHPITEGIGDFDLVTEQYWVLADDYIDVLATTTQKVREWDPWHREVTSPAIWTRQWGKGRIFVATPGHRVDILQDTNVRTIIERGLLWASR; this is encoded by the coding sequence ATGACAGAACCTAAATCCGCCCTGGTGGTGCGGGGCGGCTGGGACGGCCACCAGCCCTTTGAAGCCACCGAACTTTTCATTCCGTACCTCAAGGACAACGGGTACGAAGTCATGGTCGAGGAATCGCCAAAGGTCTATGCAGACGCCGGCTACATGGCAGGCGTCGATCTGATCATGCAGTGCATGACCATGACCACCATCGAAAAGGAGGAGTTCGCCGGACTGCGTGCCGCCGTCGAAAACGGCACCGGCCTGGCCGGCTGGCACGGCGGGATCGCCGACTCCTACCGGAACAACTCGGACTACCTGCACCTGATCGGCGGCCAGTTCGCCTGCCACCCGGGCAAGCACCCTGATGAGTGCACTGGTGAGCAGTCGGACAACTATGTCCCCTACACGGTCAATATGCTCCCCGAAGCCGCCAACCACCCGATCACCGAAGGCATCGGCGACTTCGACCTCGTCACGGAGCAGTACTGGGTCCTGGCCGACGACTACATCGACGTCCTCGCCACCACCACCCAGAAGGTCCGCGAGTGGGACCCGTGGCACCGCGAAGTCACGTCCCCGGCCATCTGGACGCGCCAGTGGGGCAAGGGCCGGATTTTCGTGGCCACCCCCGGCCACCGCGTCGACATCCTCCAGGACACGAACGTCCGCACCATCATTGAAAGGGGCCTGCTGTGGGCAAGCCGGTAG